In Elgaria multicarinata webbii isolate HBS135686 ecotype San Diego chromosome 15, rElgMul1.1.pri, whole genome shotgun sequence, one genomic interval encodes:
- the SPRY3 gene encoding protein sprouty homolog 3, translating to MPLASSTAERSPEEIVDSVPEEFQQVLSIDQIRAIRATNDYVERPPSFKQAPSTLSLSQPHQAVHKQELTQGRLASSVFQDLHPSQALPLQQPLSHSSTASSLSHSTTASEQRLLGSITPSHSGHSLIRTQPRAGDLKPEELLKGTSGKSPAFHSGHLFICEECGHCKCAHCAAVRSLPSCWLCNQRCLCSPENLIDYGTCLCCVKGIFYHCSSDDEDTCADDPCSCGPGSCCARWVAMSFLSLLMPCLCCYFPTVGCLKLCQRGYDAVKRPGCRCPNHTNTVCRKISSSSGATFPKTLDKPV from the coding sequence atGCCGCTCGCATCCAGCACCGCCGAGCGCAGCCCCGAAGAGATCGTGGACTCTGTGCCTGAGGAGTTCCAGCAGGTCCTCTCCATCGACCAGATCCGCGCCATCCGCGCCACCAACGACTACGTGGAGAGACCTCCCTCCTTCAAGCAAGCGCCCTCCACCCTTTCTCTGTCCCAGCCGCACCAGGCGGTCCACAAGCAGGAGCTGACTCAGGGACGCCTGGCATCCTCGGTCTTCCAGGACCTTCATCCCAGCCAGGCGCTGCCCCTCCAGCAACCCCTGAGCCATTCCAGCACTGCCAGCTCGCTCTCCCACAGCACCACCGCCTCTGAGCAGCGGCTCCTCGGCAGCATCACGCCGTCACACTCCGGGCACTCGCTCATCCGGACGCAGCCCCGGGCGGGCGACCTGAAGCCGGAGGAGCTGCTGAAGGGGACCTCCGGGAAGTCTCCCGCCTTCCACTCAGGTCACCTCTTCATCTGCGAGGAATGCGGCCACTGCAAGTGCGCCCACTGCGCGGCCGTGCGCAGCCTGCCCTCCTGCTGGCTGTGCAACCAGCGCTGCCTCTGCTCGCCGGAGAACCTCATTGACTACGGGACTTGCCTCTGCTGCGTCAAGGGCATCTTCTACCACTGCTCCTCGGACGACGAGGACACCTGCGCGGACGACCCTTGCTCCTGTGGCCCCGGATCCTGCTGCGCCCGCTGGGTTGCCATGAGCTTCCTGTCCTTGCTCATGCCCTGCCTATGCTGCTACTTCCCCACCGTGGGGTGCCTCAAACTTTGCCAGAGGGGCTACGATGCTGTGAAACGGCCCGGCTGCCGTTGCCCGAATCACACCAACACGGTCTGTCGGAAGATCTCCTCGTCTAGCGGAGCCACTTTCCCCAAGACTTTGGACAAACCAGTATGA